CAGTTTCCATTCACTGTCAATGTCAACATCTAGAGCTCGGCATACGGAAAACCCACTTAAGCATTCGGCATGGACATGGACGATGTGGCTAGTCATCACGGATTCGGTCAACATATGGCCACGTACAATGTAGAGGTGAGTTCGCCCCCCACCCACCAAGCAAACCAAGTGCGTTGTATGACCCACCCTTACAGACCTCGGCGGTGCACAGGAAACTGCAGAGCAAGGTGGAGGCACTGAGGATCCTGCggcaggagctggagcagttTCGCGTGGAACGAGACCAGTACAAGCTGGTGGCGGAGACTCTGCAGCTGCGCTACTCCGCGCTGAAGAGTAATAGTGAACTTCTGGCTGTCGGTGGATGCGGAGCCCTTAGCGAGAACTCCAGCCTGGCAGCCTTGCTGCATGAGACGCGGGAGCAGAACCTGAAGCTCAGCACGGAAGTGGAAGCCCTGAGGCAGCGGCTCAACGAACTGCATGGTGACATGGAACTCCTCCGGGAGACGGAGGCCAGCAACAAGTCGCGTGTTCAGGCGATGGCCAGCGAGAATGCCGCTCGCAACAAGGAGGAGCTGCAGTGGCGTCGAGAGCGGGCCAACTTCATTTGCCACCTGGAGGGACTCAAGAAACGGAATGCCCAGCTGGCCTTCGACCTAAAGGCGGTGATCGATGAGAAGGAGGAGCTGATCACCGAGCGGGATGCCTACAAGTGCAAGGCACATCGCCTTAATCATGAGCTCTTTGTGGCCCTCAGGGCCAAGAAGACGCATCCAAGGGTATGTTAACATATTATATGTGGTACTTCCTTGAAGCTCATTGATTTTCCAGCTCCTGGACATTGATGGTGTTTTGCTGGAGAACAAGTACCTGCATGAACGTGTGAAGATCCAAGACAGCGAACTGGAGCTCACGAAACAGAGCATCAATAAGTACAAGGTAATATATTAGCTTGAATTTTTACCATTTAATTACGTTATCTTATGCTTAAATCATTCAGACCATGTTGGatgcaaaaagaaagaagggAATTGTAAAACTCAGCGGTGGCGGCACAAATGAGGACACCATTCTAAGCCCCCGGCAAGGTGAGTAACTATGTGGTAGCCACCTCTTTCGCTCCCTTCTAATTTAATGTACCCTAGTAAAAACAATCCTCGAGAGTGGCATTGATCTGCCTCAGAAAACAGAGAGCTTAAGCGACCTAAAATCCTTGTGTCTGGCGCTGCTGGACAATCTCAACGACAAGAACTTGGCCCTGACGCACCAGAAGAAGACCAACAAGTATAAATATCCATCTCAAAGTCAATACatgcatattttattgaaaacaTACTTTCCGCAGAATACTGGCCGCCAAGATGACGGAGCTGGAGCAGCGGTGGCAACAGCTCCTCTCGGGAAATGATGACAACACCGAGGAGCACGAGGAGGACGTGGAATACGGCTATGCGCCCTCCCAGCTGCTTCTCAATGGTTATTGTTCTGCCATGGTCGATGACGCCGACATCAGCAGCACTCCGTCCCTTGAACCAGATAATGAAGGCGTCGCCACTACAGCGGATCGTGATGATTCCAAAAAGCACAAGTCCGTTGAGGCTCTGCACTCCGACGATGGAATGTCCTCGCTTTCAACCGAGTCGGTGGATTCGTCTGTGTACGGAGCAGATGTGCAGCCCGACGACTTCCAGAAGTCTTCATCCGCCACAACAGATTCCGGTAATTGTGGACTGAGCAGCCGCTGCAACGGCACACCGCGGATATCCAGTGCAGTGGCACGGGAACGAATGGAGGATCTGAAGGACCTGCCGCCTCACCTGGCCACTCTGGTCCAGAAAGCACTTCACGATCTGGACATGCGGGACTACGAAGCTATGGTGACAATACGAGCAGAGAATCTGGCGGCTATTCCTTAGAGAAATATTAGTTCAATTGAGGACTCCCAAAAAAATAGGTGGAACCATATCTCAGTGTTGACAAaagatataatatatatatattaccgCAACAGCGTACAATAAAACCAGATTATATAAAAGAAATCATAATTAAATCGCTATTGTGTTAAATATGGACATTTTCAAAAGGTCTAGCTTACAGGTTTTAAAAGGCGCGCCCAAGTTATCGATAAGCGATATTTCGGAGTGTTGCATACCGTTAGCATAGgcacactctcacacactcTCATTTCTGGGTATACATTTTCTGATAAGAATGCAATAAATATCCCGACTGCCTGGAGTAATTTCGagtttttgaattaaaaatgcCTTAAGACACGCTTTAAAAGAGCCATGTAGAGTTAACAATAGTGCCACATATCCTGGGAATGGAGAAGCAATCTAAAGTCATCATTAAGCGGCCGAAATCAGGCCAATTCTAGTCGGGAAGTCGTTGCAACCGCCTATCGCCACCATGTCGAATGATGTACAGGTCGCCCGGGTGGCCAAGATAGCTACCGATGTGCCCCGTCGGAGTGGCAAGCAGCGCGACTCCAGTGGATTCCAGGGCAAGCACTCAGGCAGCGCGGCTGGCGAGGATTTCGAGTATGTCTTCGGTAGCATTTCGCCGCGCGGAGGAGGACCTGGTGGCAGACACTTGGTGGGATCCTGCGACCTGGACTCTCCGGAACACACGCAGCGGGACACAACCGAGAGTGACAACAACATATCCAGCTGCTCCACGCTAGACATTGTCAACAAAGTGAGTAATGGTGCCCCCACTGAGAGAAATAACCATCTCTAAAATCAACATAATCAATACATATCTTAAAAGCGTTCAAtctaaattaaatgttaaaaggAATCAACAAATACTTAAAAACTCGTAATTGTGTGGTTTTGAATTTTCTGCTAAGAAACGCATAGTTTTCaagattcaatttttaaagtgttttgGGTTTGAATTTCGGTTGGCGTCCAGTGCGCAGATGCGTGTGGAAGGCTGAGGGTCAAGTTGCAGCGGCGGAGAGCGCGGATGCATCCGCGGTCGGATGACGACGTAATCGCCAGTCAAAATTTTCCACTGGACCATGATTTCGGAGCAACTGCTTCCGCGCAGCCTGAGCTGCCTGTGCTGCAGCGATACGCCATCGGTGCCCAGCGACAAGAGACGCAGTTGGGAGTACACGCTGATGGCTCATCCACTGGCCAGGCGACCCATAAACGTGATGACCTCAAGGCTAGCCACTTATAAACCTCTAATCCGCCTCTTTCCTTCTGATTCACCTCCAGGTTGAGCAACTGTCTGTACAACAGCTGGAAAACCGGGTGCGGGATCTAACACAGCGTCTGCAGCAGGCAGAAAGGCAGCTCACAGAGAGCAACACGGAGCGGGAAATATGCCACAAGCGCTTGGAGGTTGTCAGCCAGGCACACGAGTGTCGCATCACTGAGATGCACTGTGTCATCGCAGAGTTGAGCAAGAAGCTGCGCAGCAAGCAGGATCACGTTATtatggaggagcaggagcctGAAGGCAGTGGTGAGTACAAgtttcaaataaatgaaacaaacCTCTAATCCGCAGTCCAATTTTTAGAACTCAGCTTTCAGGAGGGTTCAGTGTACAACTCCGAGCTCAACCTGACCAATCCCGATGCCGAGTGCCAGACGGAACCACTGGAAGACTTCGAAGGCGCCTGCAGCACCACCAGTGTGGGGAACGTTGCACACAAGCCGCAGGAACTTAGCCACAAGGGGCAAGTGGAGGCACTGCAGGAGGAAGTTTTGCACCTGAGAGCCCAAATCGCCCTTCTTCAATCCGAGATTTCCACCAAGGATGCTGCTGTGGTCGAGGAACAGACCAAAGTCGCTTTCGACTGCGAGTCCGAAGTCAACGAGTGCGGACAGCGACTGAACGACTTGAATGGTAATATAAGTAATCCCTTCTGATGACAGGAatggtttaaaaatatgatGTTTCAGTTTGCACTTCCCTAACCAGCCCGCAAAAACGTATACCAGCGGTACCGAAAATGGCGGAACGGGTTAAGTTGCGATGCGCCAGCAAACATGAATCCGGAGAAGAGCCATCCCAAGATACATCATTTAGCAACGAGGTGTGTTGACCGAACATTTTTCAGCGAATACATTTCAACCATTTTCTTTTAAGCAAATTAATCTGGTCGAACATTTAGTGTCGGAGCTTAAGGAGCAAAACCTATTCATGGAGAACTTTATGGAGCCCCTGCATTTGAGCAAAGATTTGGAGCGGCTGCAACGACGTGTTGAGCAATTGGAGATGCGAAACACCATGCTGGCACTGACTCTAGACGAATGCAAGGAGCACACAGAGCACCTGTATCTGCTATGCGGAAAGTATGAGTCCAATGCGGTTGCTCTTCAATTGGCGCTGAACTGCAGTGATCGCGCCATCGAGGCCTACGACGTAATGTTGGCTCTGCTTGAAAGCAAGTAAGTCCACTTATGGTGACTTGGTTGCATTGTTGTCTTTATTTTACACATTATGGCTTCTAGATTGGCACTGCTGGGGGAGAAATCGATGGCAGCGGAAGACAGCCGACGATCAGTGGAGGCGGTGGCCAGGCACCTGCTGGCCCGTTTGGATAGCGAGAAAAACGTGTGTGAGAATAGCCTGGGACCGTGGCAGCATAACATCAACCTGGGCCCAGAGGATGCCCCAAAGACTGGCCGTCTGTGGTGTGCCGACGACGACAACCGCCTGCGGTACCACGTCTCCAAGCTAAAGGGACGCCGTTCAAATGTCCAGCATACCATTGTCAGTCTAGAATCACCCTTCAGCGACATATACGAAAGAAAGCGTTTGGCTTTGGAAAAGGAGCACGAACTGCGCAGCGCGGACAAGAAGTCGCCCATTGACCTGGAGACAGCAGTGATTATGCAAGAAATACTGGAACTGCGCGATTCGAATTTACAGCTGAAGACGAAAATGGAAGAGGCCGAGCAGGAACGCCAGAACGCCAACGAGCGAGTGGGCGTACTCCACGAAGCCCTGAAGCAACTGCAGGCAAACAACCGGGTCTCGTACTCGGAAGCGGAGCATGCGGCTCTCACAGAGCAGCAATTGGTGGAGGCCTTAACTCGAGAAACGGAGCTCAAGGGCCGCATACAAACGCTGTTGGCGAATGTTACAGCTTCGCAAAAGGCCTTCGACGAGAAA
This genomic stretch from Drosophila yakuba strain Tai18E2 chromosome 3R, Prin_Dyak_Tai18E2_2.1, whole genome shotgun sequence harbors:
- the LOC6537183 gene encoding coiled-coil domain-containing protein 149; this encodes MDMDDVASHHGFGQHMATYNVETSAVHRKLQSKVEALRILRQELEQFRVERDQYKLVAETLQLRYSALKSNSELLAVGGCGALSENSSLAALLHETREQNLKLSTEVEALRQRLNELHGDMELLRETEASNKSRVQAMASENAARNKEELQWRRERANFICHLEGLKKRNAQLAFDLKAVIDEKEELITERDAYKCKAHRLNHELFVALRAKKTHPRLLDIDGVLLENKYLHERVKIQDSELELTKQSINKYKTMLDAKRKKGIVKLSGGGTNEDTILSPRQVKTILESGIDLPQKTESLSDLKSLCLALLDNLNDKNLALTHQKKTNKILAAKMTELEQRWQQLLSGNDDNTEEHEEDVEYGYAPSQLLLNGYCSAMVDDADISSTPSLEPDNEGVATTADRDDSKKHKSVEALHSDDGMSSLSTESVDSSVYGADVQPDDFQKSSSATTDSGNCGLSSRCNGTPRISSAVARERMEDLKDLPPHLATLVQKALHDLDMRDYEAMVTIRAENLAAIP
- the LOC6537185 gene encoding colorectal mutant cancer protein isoform X2, whose protein sequence is MISEQLLPRSLSCLCCSDTPSVPSDKRRSWEYTLMAHPLARRPINVEQLSVQQLENRVRDLTQRLQQAERQLTESNTEREICHKRLEVVSQAHECRITEMHCVIAELSKKLRSKQDHVIMEEQEPEGSELSFQEGSVYNSELNLTNPDAECQTEPLEDFEGACSTTSVGNVAHKPQELSHKGQVEALQEEVLHLRAQIALLQSEISTKDAAVVEEQTKVAFDCESEVNECGQRLNDLNVCTSLTSPQKRIPAVPKMAERVKLRCASKHESGEEPSQDTSFSNEQINLVEHLVSELKEQNLFMENFMEPLHLSKDLERLQRRVEQLEMRNTMLALTLDECKEHTEHLYLLCGKYESNAVALQLALNCSDRAIEAYDVMLALLESKLALLGEKSMAAEDSRRSVEAVARHLLARLDSEKNVCENSLGPWQHNINLGPEDAPKTGRLWCADDDNRLRYHVSKLKGRRSNVQHTIVSLESPFSDIYERKRLALEKEHELRSADKKSPIDLETAVIMQEILELRDSNLQLKTKMEEAEQERQNANERVGVLHEALKQLQANNRVSYSEAEHAALTEQQLVEALTRETELKGRIQTLLANVTASQKAFDEKYEQLHQNVRELQKSNHNLGQMLDHTKRKYQLRVRKLEQKIVDLRLDYEQGHNHVPETTL
- the LOC6537185 gene encoding colorectal mutant cancer protein isoform X1; translation: MSNDVQVARVAKIATDVPRRSGKQRDSSGFQGKHSGSAAGEDFEYVFGSISPRGGGPGGRHLVGSCDLDSPEHTQRDTTESDNNISSCSTLDIVNKVEQLSVQQLENRVRDLTQRLQQAERQLTESNTEREICHKRLEVVSQAHECRITEMHCVIAELSKKLRSKQDHVIMEEQEPEGSELSFQEGSVYNSELNLTNPDAECQTEPLEDFEGACSTTSVGNVAHKPQELSHKGQVEALQEEVLHLRAQIALLQSEISTKDAAVVEEQTKVAFDCESEVNECGQRLNDLNVCTSLTSPQKRIPAVPKMAERVKLRCASKHESGEEPSQDTSFSNEQINLVEHLVSELKEQNLFMENFMEPLHLSKDLERLQRRVEQLEMRNTMLALTLDECKEHTEHLYLLCGKYESNAVALQLALNCSDRAIEAYDVMLALLESKLALLGEKSMAAEDSRRSVEAVARHLLARLDSEKNVCENSLGPWQHNINLGPEDAPKTGRLWCADDDNRLRYHVSKLKGRRSNVQHTIVSLESPFSDIYERKRLALEKEHELRSADKKSPIDLETAVIMQEILELRDSNLQLKTKMEEAEQERQNANERVGVLHEALKQLQANNRVSYSEAEHAALTEQQLVEALTRETELKGRIQTLLANVTASQKAFDEKYEQLHQNVRELQKSNHNLGQMLDHTKRKYQLRVRKLEQKIVDLRLDYEQGHNHVPETTL